Genomic window (Streptomyces sp. TG1A-60):
TGAATCTGCGTGAGGCTCGGCTCAAGGATGTGGTGTTCGAGGACTGTGTTCTCGTCGAGCCGGATTTCGGGGGTGCGCGGTTGGAGCGGGTGGCGTTTGTGGGGTGTGCCGTGAAGGGGGCGGATCTCAGCGGGGTGAGCCTGGCGGATGTGGATCTGCGGGAGGCGGTGTCGGTGGAGATCGCGCGGGGGGTGGATCGGTTGTCGGGGGCGGTGATCAGCGCGGCGCAGTTGATGGATCTGGCGCCGGTGTTGGCGGGGGAGATGGGGATTCGCGTGGAGGGATGAGGGGGTGGGGGCGCGGGGGTCTCAGCCCTCGCGCCCCCACCCCCACCCGCCCTCTCCTCCAGGGGCTGTTCCCCCTCGACCCCGTTGTGCGCCTTGGCGCGCCCGTGCCTTCGTGGTGGGCTAGGGCAGGCGGGGGAAGCGGGACTGGAGGGTCCAGATAACGGGGTTCTCTGCCAGGGGTTCGTGTAGGTCGCAGAGGTCGGCGATCAGGTCGTGCAGGAAGTCCCTCGCCTCGCGGCGGAGTTCGGTGTGGGAGAAGGTCAGCGGGGGGTCTTCCGGCGCCATCCAGTCCGCCTCGACGTCGACCCAGCCGAAGCGGCGCTCGAAGAGCATGCGGTCGGTGGACTCGGTGAAGTCGAGTTCCGCGTGCTGGGGCCGGGAGGCGCGGGAGCCCGCCGGGTCCTGGTCCAGTCGTTCCACGATGTCGCACAGCGCCCACGCGAAGTCCAGCACCGGCACCCACCCCCAGGCTGTGGACAGCTCCCGGTCCGCCTTGCTGTCGGCGAGGTAGACGTCGCCGCAGAACAGGTCGTGCCGCAGCGCGTACACGTCCGCGCGGCGGTAGTCGGTCTGCGGCGGGTCGGGGAAGCGGTTGGAGAGGGCGTAGCCGATGTCGAGCACGTAGGGATGGTGTCATGTCCCCATAGGATCTCCGGCGTGTCCCGATCCGCACCGGTTGTCCCGGCCGCCGCCCTGCTCACGCTCGCCCTGGCCCTCACCCTCACTCTCGTCTCGTGCACCGAGGGCGCCGACGTCGGCAGCCGCGGCTCCGCCGGCCTGGGGGACCCGTACTTCCCGAAGCTCGGCAACGGCGGCTACGACGTCACCCACTACGGCCTGACGCTCCAGTACGAACCCCCTTCCGGCATCGGGAACGACGACCGGTTGCGCGGCACCGCCGTCGTCACCGCGCGGGCCACCCGGGCCCTCGACGCCTTCAACCTCGATCTGAAGGGGATGGACGTCGAGTCGGTCGCCGTCGGGGACGCGGCGGCACGTTGGAGCAGGGCGGGGCAGGAGCTGACCGTCACGCCGGCGCACGGGATCGACGAAGGGGAGAGGTTCCGCACGACGGTGCGCTACGCGGGCGCCCCGGAGACGATCACCGACCCGGACGGCTCCCGGGAGGGCTGGCTGCCGACCGCCGACGGCGTCCTCGCGCTCGGTGAACCGACGGGCTCGATGACGTGGTTCCCCGGCAACCACCACCCCTCCGACAAGGCGGCCTACGACATCACGGTCACCGTCCCGGAGCCTCTGCGGGCGGTCTCCAACGGGGAGTTGCGGAGCGAGTCCGCCAAGAACGGCCGTACGACCTACGCCTGGCACACCGCCGAACCGATGGCGAGCTATGTGGCCACGCTCGCGATCGGCACCTACGAGATCCGGCACTCCGGCGGGGGCGGGACGGCGGGCTCGGACGGACTGCCGGTGTACGTCGCCGTCGACCCCACGCAGGCCGAGAAGAGCCGAGCGGTGCTCGGCCGTATCCCGGAGGTGATCGAGTGGGCCGAGGCCGGTTTCGGCCCGTATCCCTTCTCCTCCACCGGCGCGATCGTCGACCGGCCGGAGGACGTGGCGTACGCGCTGGAGACCCAGAACCGCCCTGTCTTCCCCGGCGCCCCCGACATCCTGCTCCTCGTCCATGAACTGGCCCACCAGTGGTACGGCGACTCCGTCACCCCGAAGACCTGGCGCGACATGTGGCTCAACGAGGGCTTCGCCACGTACGCCGAGTGGCTGTGGCAGGAGGACCACGGCGGCCACACCGCCCAGGAGATCTTCGACGCCCTGTACGCGGGTGACTACTACGAGGACGCCGCCTCGAACGCGGCCGTGTGGGACTTCCCGCCCGCGAAGCCGCCGAGCGCGGCCCGCATCTCCGACAGCCCGGTGTACCAGCGGGGCGCCATGGTCCTCCACAAGATCCGCGAGGCCGTCGGCGACGACGCCTTCCTCGGCCTGCTGCGGGGTTGGGCCACGGACCGTCGCCATGGCAACGCGGATACGGCCGACTTCACGGCGTACGCCGAGAGGTACGCGCAGAAGACGGCCCCGGACGCCGACCTGACACCGGTCTGGGGCGACTGGCTGTACGGGGAGGGCAAGCCGCCGGAGGCCTGAGACGGCCACCCCGCCGACGAGTGCTCCGACGCGCCCGTTCAGCCGGCCTGCGCCTGTCTGCGCCTCCGACTTCTCGAACTCCGTGAGCAGGCGGGTTGGTTGGGGCGGCCAGGGGCCGGTCTCCCGTCGACTCGACGAGTTCCCGGCGGGTCCACCGGCGCCGGCCCAGGATGAGGCGAACCTACGCCTGCACCGCGTGCGGAGCCGGGTCCCCCGGGGACAAGAACTCCGCCCGCGTGATGCTCGTCCGGGCCGGTCTCAACCCGGCTGGTGATCGTGCGAGAGCTGCCGGACCGCCGGTCCACAGCCGACGTGAGCCAATCCTCCCTCCCTTCGGGGAGGGGAGGATTCAATCGGGCGACGTATCGCGGGTGGGGGAGGGCGGGATGCGGAGACGGAGCGAGCCCCCGTCCCGGTGCGGGGCGGGGGCTCGATCAGGACGCGGTCCGCTGTGGACGTCCGCCGGGACGTCGATCGCCGGCCTCGGTCGTGGACGTCGGACGTGACGTCAGACGCTGACGCCGAAGTCCTGGGCGATGCCGACGAGGCCCGAGGCGTAACCCTGGCCGACGGCGCGGAACTTCCACTCGGCGCCGTTGCGGTACAGCTCGCCGAAGACCATGGCGGTCTCGGTGGCGGCGTCCTCGGAGAGGTCGTAGCGCGCGATCTCGGCGCCGCCCGCCTGGTTGACGATGCGGATGTAGGCGTTGCGGACCTGGCCGAAGTTCTGCGAGCGGTTCTCGGCGTCGTAGATGGAGACCGGGAAGACGATCTTGTCGACGTCGGCCGGGAGGCCCGCCAGGTTGACGTTGATCGCCTCGTCGTCGCCGGCGCCCTCGCCCGTGCGGTTGTCGCCGGTGTGGACGATGGTCTGGTCCGGGGTCTGCTTGTTGTTGAAGAAGACGAAGTGGCCGTCCGAGTAGACCTTGCCCTCCGGGTTGACCGCGATCGCGGACGCGTCGAGGTCGAAGTCCGTGCCGGTCGTGGTGCGGACGTCCCAGCCGAGGCCCACGGTGACGGCGGTCAGGCCCGGAGCCTCCTTGGTGAGCGAGACGTTGCCACCCTTGGACAGGCTTACAGCCATGGTTGGGAGTCCTTCCCTCGTTTGCTTACATGCCCTACGTGTCCTACGAGCTTCGTGCCGTTGACGAAGCTACCTGCACCTGTATGAACGTAGAGAGGGGCGCCAGAGGTTCCAGCGGTTTTTACTTTCTTTACCGAGCATCACCGGGTGCGGGTGAAAAGCGCGTGACGTGGACCGGACATCCGCGCGACCATGGGGGCATGTCCGGTCCTTCTCGGGGGCCTGGGGGCCCGTCCCCCAGAAGCCTCGGCATCAGCATTCGTGGCTCCGTCTCGCTTCCCGAGTCCGAGCTCATGTGGCGTTTCTCCCGCTCCTCCGGTCCCGGCGGACAGCACGTCAACACCAGCGACTCGCAGGTCGAGCTGAGGTTCGACCTCGCGAACACCGACGCACTGCCCGAGGTGTGGAAGGTGCGGGCGCTGGAGCGGCTCGCGGGGCGGCTCGTCGACGGCGTCGTCAGTGTGCGGGCCTCCGAGCACCGTTCCCAGTGGCGGAACCGGGAGACCGCGGCCGTACGGCTCGCCGCGCTCCTCGCGGAGGCGACCGCGCCGCCGCCCAGGCCGCGCCGGGCCACCCGGGTCCCGAGGGGGATCAACGAGCGGCGGCTGCGGGAGAAGAAGCAGCGGTCCGACACCAAGCGGGGGCGGTCGGGGCGCGACTGGGGCTGACCGCCCACGGGGACCTGTCGCGCCCACGCGGCGCAGCAGCACGGGGACACGGCCCCGCGCCCCTTTCCGAGCCGCCCCGGACTCCTCAGCCCAACTGCCTGTACCTGCCCCGGAAGTAGGCCAGCGGGCCGCCGTGCGTGCCCGGCGCCGTCGCGGCCAGGACGCGGCCGATGACGAGGGTGTGGTCGCCGGCGGTCACGCGTTGCTCGGTGCGGCATTCCAGGGTGGCCAGGGCGCCGCCGACCAGGGGAGCGCCGGTGGCCGCGCCGCGGGTGTACGGGATGTCGGCGAAGAGCAGGCGGTCACTGAGGCGGCCTTTCATGGCGAAACGGCCGGCGGTGGTGCGCTGGTGCTCGGAGAGGACGGAGACGGCCCACAGAGGCTGCTCGGCGAGGAGGTCGTCCATACGGGAGCCCTCGCGGAGGCTGACCATGACGAGGGGCGGGTCCAGCGACACGGACATGAAGGAGGTGGCCGTCATGCCGACGTCCTCGCCGCTCGGCCCCTCGGGATCCCCGGGGTCCAGCGGCGGCTCGCACGCCGTCACCAGGACCACCCCCGCCGCCAGCCGGGACATCGCGGCACGGAACTCGTCTTCACTCACCCCATCAGCATGCCCGCCGGGCGTGGACCCGGGCGCGGCCGGGGTCCCCGAGACGGCCGCGGAGGAAGGCGCGTGAGGGATCGCGGACGGGGTCGGGAGGGCAGGGGCGGAGCTGAGCGGACGGGTGGGCGCGGAGTCTTCGGCACGCTCGTACGCTGATCCCGACGCCCGACCCATCACATCGGGCCGACGCCCGCCCCATCACATCGGGCCGACGCCCGCCCACCACCCGGACCTGCGACCTGGGCCGACAGCCGAAGCCCGCCACGAGCGCGACCCGTCGGTGCTTCCGGCCCCGCTGCCCCTCTGCACGCCGCCTACACAGAGTTCTGGAACCTGTTCAGAAAGTGCACGGGGGAAACGCATAGTCTCCACTCAATTGCTCACGTTCTCCTGTGACTTGAGTCACAGGAGCCACATTTTGTTGACCCTGTGTACCGAGTGGGCTTCGCGCTGTGATTCAGTGGCGGGGACGCTGCAAGCTGTAAGCGGGAACGGTAAGCGGGAGTAAGCCCGCGAGTTACGCAGGTTACCTCGGTGCCATCGGCCTCGCCGGTGATACCGGACGACGGGACATGACGACGAGCCTGGAGCCTGGAGCTGCCACGAGATCTCGGGGGAGGGCGAATGGAATCCGAGTCGGAGCCTTACGTCCGTCTGACGACGCTGCGGCAGCTGCACCAGGTGATGGCGGACATGAACACCGCACGCAGCCTGGCCGACACGCTGCAGACCGTCGCCGACGGTGTGGTGGGCGGCCTCGGCTATGAGCTGGCCTGCGTGAACCTCGTCCGCCCCGACGGCGACCTGGTCGTCGCCGCCCTCTCCGGGAACTCCGCCGCCGAGGCCCTGATCAGCGGTCGCGTCGGCTCCCGCACCTCCTGGGACCGCCGGCTGGCCATGGGTGAGGCCTGGGGCGACCTGCGGTTCATACCGCACACCGAGGGCTGGGTCCTGGACGAGGACGACGTACCACAGTGGTACACCGACGGCCCCGCACCCCGCTTCGAGGACGAGTGGCACCCCTCCGACCGGCTGTTCGCGCCGATGTACACCCCGGGGGCGGGCGGTGCCTCCTGCGGTGAGCTGCTCGGCGTCCTCTCCGTGGACCGGCCGCGAAACGGTCGGCGACCGGGGGCGTGGGGTCGGGAAGCGCTCCAGATGTACGCCTTCCAGGCCGCCATCGCGATCAGCAACGCTCGGCTTCGCGCCAACATGCAGCGCGCGCTGGTCAGGCTCGAAAGGGAGCAGCAGGCGCTGCGCGCCAGCGAGGAATTCTTCCGGCAGGCCTTCGAGTACGCCCCCTCCGGCATGGCCATCGCCGAGATGGGCGGCGATCAGCACGGCCGGATCCTCCGGACGAACGACGCGCTGTGCCGGCTCCTCGGGCGGCCCGCCTCCGCCATGCGGCGGTACGCGTTCTCCGATCTCGTCCACCCCGAGGACATAGGCACGCTCCTCAGGACCTCCGCCGAGGGCGGGCGCGCGGAGCTGCGGCTCGGGCGGCGCGACGGTACGCACGTGTGGGTGTCGCTGCGCAACAGCGTGGTCGCGGACGCCGCCGACGGGCCGCGTTTTCTGCTCACCCACGTCGAGGACATCGAGGAGCGCAAGCGGCGCGAGCTCCAGCTCGCGCACCGGGCCTCGCACGACGCCCTCACCGGCCTGCCGAACTCCGCCGAGCTGCGCTCCCGCCTCTCCGCCCGACTCTGCCAGCGCCCCCAGTCCCTCCC
Coding sequences:
- a CDS encoding M1 family metallopeptidase, whose protein sequence is MVSCPHRISGVSRSAPVVPAAALLTLALALTLTLVSCTEGADVGSRGSAGLGDPYFPKLGNGGYDVTHYGLTLQYEPPSGIGNDDRLRGTAVVTARATRALDAFNLDLKGMDVESVAVGDAAARWSRAGQELTVTPAHGIDEGERFRTTVRYAGAPETITDPDGSREGWLPTADGVLALGEPTGSMTWFPGNHHPSDKAAYDITVTVPEPLRAVSNGELRSESAKNGRTTYAWHTAEPMASYVATLAIGTYEIRHSGGGGTAGSDGLPVYVAVDPTQAEKSRAVLGRIPEVIEWAEAGFGPYPFSSTGAIVDRPEDVAYALETQNRPVFPGAPDILLLVHELAHQWYGDSVTPKTWRDMWLNEGFATYAEWLWQEDHGGHTAQEIFDALYAGDYYEDAASNAAVWDFPPAKPPSAARISDSPVYQRGAMVLHKIREAVGDDAFLGLLRGWATDRRHGNADTADFTAYAERYAQKTAPDADLTPVWGDWLYGEGKPPEA
- a CDS encoding TerD family protein, whose product is MAVSLSKGGNVSLTKEAPGLTAVTVGLGWDVRTTTGTDFDLDASAIAVNPEGKVYSDGHFVFFNNKQTPDQTIVHTGDNRTGEGAGDDEAINVNLAGLPADVDKIVFPVSIYDAENRSQNFGQVRNAYIRIVNQAGGAEIARYDLSEDAATETAMVFGELYRNGAEWKFRAVGQGYASGLVGIAQDFGVSV
- the arfB gene encoding alternative ribosome rescue aminoacyl-tRNA hydrolase ArfB, which encodes MSGPSRGPGGPSPRSLGISIRGSVSLPESELMWRFSRSSGPGGQHVNTSDSQVELRFDLANTDALPEVWKVRALERLAGRLVDGVVSVRASEHRSQWRNRETAAVRLAALLAEATAPPPRPRRATRVPRGINERRLREKKQRSDTKRGRSGRDWG
- a CDS encoding flavin reductase family protein, yielding MSRLAAGVVLVTACEPPLDPGDPEGPSGEDVGMTATSFMSVSLDPPLVMVSLREGSRMDDLLAEQPLWAVSVLSEHQRTTAGRFAMKGRLSDRLLFADIPYTRGAATGAPLVGGALATLECRTEQRVTAGDHTLVIGRVLAATAPGTHGGPLAYFRGRYRQLG
- the cdgB gene encoding diguanylate cyclase CdgB; amino-acid sequence: MESESEPYVRLTTLRQLHQVMADMNTARSLADTLQTVADGVVGGLGYELACVNLVRPDGDLVVAALSGNSAAEALISGRVGSRTSWDRRLAMGEAWGDLRFIPHTEGWVLDEDDVPQWYTDGPAPRFEDEWHPSDRLFAPMYTPGAGGASCGELLGVLSVDRPRNGRRPGAWGREALQMYAFQAAIAISNARLRANMQRALVRLEREQQALRASEEFFRQAFEYAPSGMAIAEMGGDQHGRILRTNDALCRLLGRPASAMRRYAFSDLVHPEDIGTLLRTSAEGGRAELRLGRRDGTHVWVSLRNSVVADAADGPRFLLTHVEDIEERKRRELQLAHRASHDALTGLPNSAELRSRLSARLCQRPQSLPAGAAPDSMNAAFGQFGEQSEFGGEYGEAGAAESPAQLPHPSFDAYEAAGHSGHAFDFHAAGGPYGAFDHHVHTVAPEDGRDDGTKGLAVLFCDLDGFKSINDRFGHNAGDSVLIEVARRLSRGVRDGDTVARLGGDEFVVLADGLGRADAQDLAVRLRNEIIQPIRVDGRAMRVGASFGIGWAHCGMTADEVLKSADERMYVEKRSRPRQHRRAG